GAGAAGCGGCAGGATGACACCGACCACGACGGCGACGAGCAGGAAGCAGGCGGCGAGTTGGATGTAGCTCATGACGCACCCGCCCCTGCACGACGGTTTTCACGCCAGCGCGTGATCAGGCGTTCGGCCCCGGTGTAGATCACCATCGTGCACACCACGAGGAACAGCAGGAACACGGGTTCTTCGATCGGCAGTTCCGGTGCGAGCACGATCCCGGTCGCGATCGCGCCGTCACCGCGGAAGAAGATCCCGTTGGCGATGCCCGCCACATCCCACAGGAGGAAGAAGACGAGCCCGACGACCGTCACGACCGTCGCCGACACGGCATCGCGCCAGAAGAAGAGGCGGAACCGCCAATCCAGCAGCAGCATGCAGCCCAGCGACAGGAGAAGGGCCGCCAGGTACACCATGCCCATCAGGACGCCTCCGTCCCGACAGTGGTGGGCACGGGAACGGGGAGCGGGCCGGGGGAGTGATCACCGCGGATGCGCTTGAGGACGATCTCCGCACTGATGAGGCACATCGGGACGCCGACACCCGGCGCGGTGGTGGCCCCGGCGTAGAACAGGCCCTGCACACGCCGGGAGGCGTTCTGCGCGCGGAACATCGCACTCTGGGACAGGATGTGCGCCGGTCCCAGCATTCCTCCGCGCCAGGAGTGGTAGTCGTCCTGGAAGTCCGCGGGGCCGATCGTCTCGCGCACCACGATGCGTTCGCGCAGGTCCGGGATCCCGGCCCAGGTGGCGATCTGATCGATCGCGGCATCCGCCGCGCTCTCGACCGCGGTTGATCCCGTCCCGTCGGGTCCGCCGTGTCCGAGTTCGACGTCTGCCGGGACCGGGATCAGGACGAACAGGTTCTCATGGCCCTCCGGAGCGACATCGGGATCCGACGCGCTCGGTCGGCACACGTAGGTCGACGCCGGATCGGGAACGGTCGGGGTCGCTCCGAAGATCGCGTCGAAGTTGGCGTCCCAGTCATCGGTGAAGAACAGGGAATGATGCGGAAGCTCAGGCAACGAGCCCCGCACTCCCAGCATCACGAGCACTCCGCCGGGCCCGCTGGTACGCCGCGACCACCAGGACTCGGGGTAGGTCTGCAGGGAAGGCGGCAGCAGCACGGTCTCGGTGTGGTGCAGGTCCGCGGCCGAGACCACGATGTCGGCGTGCTCCACGTGTGCGACGCCCGCGTCGTCCGTCCAGCCGACCCCGGTCGTGTGCACGCCGTCGGGGCCGTCCTGCGTGTGGATGCCGGTGACATCGGCACCGGTCACGATCCGCGCGCCCGCCGCGCGAGCCAGCGCGTCGATCCGTTCGACGACGCGCCAGAAGCCGCCTTGGGGGTAGCGCACGCCCTGATCGAGGTCGAGTGCGCTCATGAGGTGGTACATCGCAGGAGCGGTGCGCGGGTCGGTGCCGAGGAAGACGGCGGGGTAGCCGAGGATCTGGCGCACGACCGGATGAAGGAATCGCTGCTCCGCGAACGACTGCAGTCGGGTGCCGAGGAGCGTGAACAGCCGGGGGAGCGCCCGCAGGACCTCCGGGGCGGCGAGAGTGCGCATGCGGGTGAACGGGTTGTACAGGAAGTACTTCTCCGCCATCGCCGCTGCGTCGCGTGCGGAGTCCAGATACGCGTCGAGGGCGGGACCGGAGCCCGGCTCCAGCTCGTCGAAGAGCTCGGTGACCGCGTCACGTCCCGCGGGGACGCTCACCGACCCCGAGGACCGAGGCGAACGGAACACCCGATATCCCGGGTCGAGCGCGGTGAGGTCGAGCTGCTCCGACGTCGAGGTCCCCATCATCGCGAAGAAGTGATCGAACACCTCCGGCATCAGGTACCACGAGGGCCCTGAGTCGAAGCGGAACCCGTCCCGCTCGATGGATCCTGCGCGCCCGCCGACACGGTCGTTCTTCTCGAGGACGACGACCTCGTGCCCGTCCTTCGCCAGGAGGCCGGCCGTCGCGAGGCCGGCGACGCCCGCACCGATCACCACCACGCGGCTCATCGGTCCCGCTCCCACGTCGTCACCATCACGGCGCGACCCGCGAGCACGGCCTTGATCGGATCCGGCACACGAACGCGTCGGCGGTACAGCACCTCCACGGGCGTCTTCGCCACGCGTCGGGTGAGCGCGGCGAACAGGGAGAGGGCACTCCGCACCGCGGCGCGGGAATCCTTCGGGAGGAGGGGGATGGCGGCTTCGGCATCCGCCAGCTGCCGGAACACCGTCGCCACCCAGGCATCGCGGTCCGCATCCGTCAGCCGTGCGGACCCCCCGAGATACCCGCGGTGGAGCCGGTCCGTGTCGTCGGCGAGATCGCGGAGGAAGTTGACGTTCTGGAACGCGGCGCCCAGCTGGCGCGCACCGCGGCGGAGCGTGCGGAGCTCTTCGTCCGTCCGGTCCGCCCCCCGAAGGAAGACCTGGAGGCACATGAGTCCGACCACCTCGGCGGAACCGTAGACGTAGTCGGCGTGGGCGTCGGCATCGTAGGCCGTGAAGTCGGCGTCGTCGGCGAGGTCGGCGCTCATCGAGGCGAAGAACGGCCCGGTCAGGTCCTCGCCGATACCGCACTCCCGTGCCGTCCGCGCGAAGGCGTGCAGGATGAGGTCGCTGCTGTAGCCCGTCCGCATCGAGCGGTGCGTCTCTTCGATGTAGGAGGCGAGCGCCGCCGTCTGCGCAGTGCTGTCGAGTCCGGCCTCGGCGGCCACCCCGTCGACGATCTCATCGGCGATGCGCACCATGGCGTAGATGTTGCGGACGTGCTGACGATGACGTCGGCCGAGAAGCCGGGTGGCGAGGCCGAACGAGGTCGAGTACGTGCGGATCACATCGGTCGTGGCGATCTCCGCCGTGCGGTTGAAGCGCCGCAGCGCGGTGTCGTCCGTACGATCAGCCGGTTCCGCGGTCATCGGCGGCGCCCTTCGACGCGGGACGCGTGAGCGCGGATCGTCTGGGCAGCCGCGGCGGGGAGCGTGCCGTCGGACTCCGCGGCGGCAAGCGCGGTGGACACCGCATCCAGATGCTCGTGGATGAGTCCGAGGACGAAGCTCTCGGCACCGCACGCGCGCAATCGATCGCGGGCTTCGGACCCCTCCGAGACGGTGAGTTCGGATCTGCCGAAGTGCACCTCGATGCTCTCCCAGTGCGCCGTCATGCGGGCGTAGGCGATGATCGCCGTCTCCTTACCCTCGCGCAGGTCGGAGTAGGCGTCCTTGCCGTGTTGTCCGGGGTCGCCGAACACGGAGAGCAGATCATCCTGCAACTGGTAGGCGAGGCCGAGATGCCGACCGATCTCGCTGAGCTGTTCCTCGGCGGCGGGGGATGAGCCCGCGAGCACGGCGGCGGCGCGCAGGGGGAGCACGAAGGAGTAAGTCGCCGTCTTGTAAGTGCTCGTCGCGAGGATGGTCCGCAGATCGGGCGCGATCACGCCGTCGCTCAGTGCGACGTCGGCATGTTCTCCGGCCACGGTCTCGAAGATCGTCTGCTCGAGCAGTGAGAGCAGGCGCTCACGGGCGTCGGCGGAGACATCGGCTCGCGCGAATCCCAGCACGGCCGAGGAGAGAAGCATGTCCCCGAGGAGGATCGCACTCGAGCGCGCCCAGTGCAGTGCGGGCTCGACGTGAGTATCGGCGTGGGCCGCGACCAGAGCGCCGATCAGGTTCGGACCGCGCCGCCGGGTCAGGTCGCCGTCGATGACGTCGTCGTGCAGGAGGAAGGCGAAGTGGAGGAGCTCGACGTGTGCGGCCACATCGATCGCGCACGCGGTCTCCCGCTCCGACAAGGGGGAGGGGGAGAGTGATTGCAGAAGGTCGATGAGGAGGCGAGGGCGGACGAGCTTTCCGCCGAGAGCGTGCTGCGCGGCGGCGCGCCAGAGTCCGACGAACTCCGCTCCGTATTTCTCGGCAGCCGCGCTGCGCTCCGAGAAGCGGTGGCGCAGAGCTTCTTCGATGCGCGTCCCGAGGTCCTCTTCCGTCACCGTGCCGCTCATCGGTCAGACCTCGCCGAGTCGTCGAAGAATCGGAAGCTGCTCGACGAGCCAGGGGCTGAAGGCGAACGGGGTGTGCGTGATGCCCTCGACGAGAGCGGCCACGTCGACCCAGATCCACTCGGACACCTCGTCGGGGTTCGCCGAGGGCCGGCCGTCGATGAAGGCGACGTGCACGGGACAGATCTCGTTCTCGACGATCCCGCTCGCGTCCACGGCTCGGTAGCGGTAGTCGGGGAGGACGAGGCGCAGGTCGGTGAGATCGATCCCGAGCTCGTGGACACCGTGCCGCCGGACGGCATCGAGCATGTCCTCCTCGGGGCGGGGGTGACCGCAGAAGCTGTTCGTCCACACACCCGGCCAGGTCTTCTTCGCCAGTGCGCGACGAGTGAGCAAGAGGCGACCGTGCGTGTCGAGGACGTAGCAGGAGAACGCCAGATGCAGCGGGGTGTCGCGGGTGTGGACGTCCTGCTTCGGCAGCGTCCCCACGGCGGTCCCGTCTTCGGCAAGGAGGGTCACGTCATCCATGGCATCTCCTTGATTCCGAGGCGTCCGGCGTTTCGCTAACTTGGTAAGTAGTCAACTTAGCATGAAACTGTTGGTGTGTAACATGATCGCATGGACACGGAGCCCGGCACCACCCCGCAGGAGAGTGCGGAGGAAGTGTTGTCGAACGGTGACCCCAGTGAGAGTGGGCACGAGAAGACTCCCGACGGACTGACGCATTCGGCGATCTACGACGTCGACGCCAGTGATCCGCGCAGCACGCTCGTGGACCGGCAGGGTGTGCCACCCGAGGAGCTGCGACAGATCGCCCGGCTCATGGAGTCGCTCGCGAATCTGCGAGAGGCGGAGCAGAAGCTCTCACAGGCGTCCCGGCGCTACATGCGGCTCAACGAGACCGACATGCGTGCGCTGCACTACTTGATCGTGTGCGCGAACCGGCAGCTGGTCGCGACCCCCGGGGGCATCGCGCACCACCTCGGCGTCTCCACGGCGGCGACGACGAAGCTCCTCGACCGGTTGGAGAAGGGCGGGCACATCACGCGGGCGCCGCACCCCACCGACCGACGGGCGCTTCATATCGCCATCACGCCGGAGACGCGATTGGCTGCGATGGAGACGGTCGGCCGTCAGCAGGCCAAGCGCTTCTATTCCGCGGCGCGCCTCAGCCCTGCGGAACGGGAAGTCGTCATCCGATTCCTCGCGGACATGACTGAGGAGATCACTTTGCGGGATGAGCCGTGGTTGAAGGAGACGGCCGAATAGTCTTCCCCGAAGGGATGACTCGGTGCGAGATCAGTGTGCGGCGTTGTACGCGTCGACGATAGGCGCGGGAATTCGTCCGCGCTCGGAGAGGGTGTGGCCGTTCTCCTTGGCCCAGGCGCGGATCGCCGCGACCTCCGGATTACGGGCAGGGCGCTTGCGCGAAGGCGACGTGCGGGTCGCGGCGGAAGAACCGGCGCGGCGTCCGGCGGAGATGTACGGCTCGAGAGCCGCGCGCAACTCCTCGGCGTGGGACGAATTCAGATCGATCTCGTAGGAGGTGCCATTCAACGAGAAGTGGACGGTCTCGCCTTCACCTACTTCGAGGACACTGCCGTCGATGTCGTCTACCAGCTGATGCACAATTCTTCTCGCCATGAATGCGAATATATGTCATCCGGCGAAACCGAGCAACCGGACAATAGCGAATTGACATTCATGCGGTGAATATGTTCACGGGAGGAGACCTGCACGCCGTGCGCGCGTGACGGCGGCATGTCGCGTGGAGGCGTCGAGTTTGGACATCGCCGTGCCGAGATACGCCTTGATGGTGCCCTCGCGCAGACCCAGTTGCGTCGCGATCTCCGCGTTGGTCGCACCCATCGCGGCGCAGGCGAGCACGTCGGTCTCCCGTGGAGAGAGGCGAACGGTGGGGATCGGACTGGTCGAGACGGTCGGATCGTCGCCTGCGAGGGTGACGAGGCGCTGCTCGACCCGCGCGATGCGCGCACGGAGTTCGGCGTCATCGAGGGAAGCCGCGATGCTGCGCAATTCGGCGAAGCTCTCCCGGAGTTCCTCACGCTGTGGCGGGGCTACGGCATCGCCCCCGCCGGTGTTCGCCTGGATCCGCCGCTGGACCTCGTCACGGATGCGCAGCTCGTCGGCCACCGACTGCGCCACTTGCATGGCAGGTGCGGTGGTCACGCCGCCGACCTGTTCCTCATCCCACCCGCCGGCATAGAGGACGCCGCGGGGGCGTCCCTGCACGATGATCGGCAGGGCGAGGAGCGTGCGCAGGCCCTCACCGAGGACGAACACGTCGTAGTCATGCGTGATCTGCTGGGACGAGCCGTAGTCGCTCGTCATCCGCGGGCGCAACTCCATCATCGCTCGTCCGCCCAGTCCGCGCTCCGGGCGGACGCGCAGTCCGTCCAGCGAGCGGGTGCGTGCGCCGACGATGCTGGTGACGCTCACGACGCCCTCTTCGATGAGACCGCCGAAAGCGACGGGGAAACGAGTTCGTCTGGCGAGTTCGCGCACGGCATTGGCGACGAGTTCGGTCTCGGATTCGAGGGTGGCGGGAGCGCTCACGATTACCTGCTTCCGGGTGACGACTGCGTGCCCCGTTTCGTAGCGTCGACTTTATCACCCGGCCTTCTTCTCTCTTGGCGTCAGACGTGGACCCGGCGGCCTACTCGCCGGGTCCACGTCTCGCGCCACGCCGGGTCAGCCGGCTTCGAGGTCGAGCAGGAACCGCTTGCGTTCGGGGTGTGCGCCGTAATGCCCAGGGCTTCCATCCGAGCGCACCACCCGGTGCACGGGAACGATGATCGAGAACGGTGTGAGCCGACACGCGGTGCCGACGGCGCGAGCGGCGCCGGGGTGTTCTGCCATCACGGCGACGTCGCCGTAGCTCATCGTCTCTCCCCAGGCGATGCCGCTGATGGTCTGCAGCGCGGTGCGCGCGAAACCGTCGGTCAGGCGCCAATCGAGCCGGAGGTGCTCCTGGAAGGCGACCGGTGTGCCGTCGAAGTACTCGGCGAGCAGGTGCGCGAGCTCGTCGGCGGCGCCGGGGTCGGGTTCCGGGACGGCGTGCAGTTGGCGGGCGACCCCTTCGAGGAGCCAGGGGACGTGCGGGTCTTCGGACTCGGAGAGGTCGAATCGTACGATGCCCTCGTCGGAGAACACCGCGAGGGCGTCGCCGAACGGAGTCGGAGCGAAGTCGTAGCGGAAGGTCATGGCACCATCCTGACCGGCGACAGTGGTCGCGGACCATCCTCCGCCCGGCTCAGGTGGATAAGACGAAACCGTGGAGCGCGGGGCAGGAGGAGTGCGGGTCGCCCGTCTCCGGCGGAAATTCGGCGGAAACCCGCCTGGGATACTCTCGCTCTCCGCGTGTCGCGCCTAGGGTGTCAATGTGTGGCGACGTGAAGACAGGTCTGCGGAGGACGCAGCGGCGGAAGCCGCTGTGTCGATCGGTGACCTGCGTGAGACCGCGACCGGTGTCGACATCGCGCATGCCGCCGAGGCCGAACGGACCCGGTTGAGGGCCGAGGCCGCTGATCTGGGAGGCCCGTCGCCGCTGGTCAGCTTCCGCGACACCGTCGAGTCCGGTATCGACATCTCCAAAGCGCATCCGGGCAGCCTGCCGCAGTTCATCACCGGCAAGTCGACCCTCCTGTCGAATCTGTTCCGCGATGAGGTGGGCCTGCGCACCGCGCGGCTCGCGGCGGAGCGCATCACCGCGAAGAACACCGAACTCCGCACGGTCCGAGGGATCGAGGCCGTGCACCTCGCCGTCGGCGTCGCGGGGTGGCGCATCGGAGGGGCAGGCTTCGCCGCACCCGTGCTGCTTCGCCCGCTGGCGATCCGTCGCCATCACTCGGACTTCGAGCTGAAGCTGCAGGGCGCCTTCGAGGTGAATCCCGCGCTCGTCCGGATCGCACGCGAACACTTCGGCCTCTCGATCGACGCCGCGGCGCTCGCCGCCCTCGCTTATGACGGCGGCATCTTCAAGCCGCAGCCCGTGATCGACAGCCTGCGAGCGATGACGCGCTCCATCGACACGTTCTCGGTCGAGCCGCGGCTCGTCGTCTCGACGTTCGCGGACGTGTCCGGTGCGATGTCGCGTGATGGGGGAAGCCTCGACCACGTCGTCCTCAACGCGCTGGGCGGCCACGTCGGCGACCGCGAGCGTGTCACGGCACCGCGGGCCACGCCGCACCACACCGGCCCCGACGATCGTGCTCCCGCGTCCGACAACCTGCTCCTCGATGCCGACGCCGAACAGGAAGCCGTGCTCGCACGCATCGCCGCGGGGCACTCCCTGACCGTCGCGACACTTCCCGGCACGGGCGGAACGCAGACCGTGATCAACGCGCTCGGCGAACTGGTGCGGGGCGGTAAGCGGGTGCTCGTGGTCTCCGCCCGTCGATCGACGCTGGACGGCGTGCGGCATCGGCTCGCGGGCATCGGCCTGGACAGTCTTGCGATCTCGCCCGCCAGCGTGCGCCGCGACCTCGTGAGGGCCATCGGTCGCAACGAGAAGGCCACGGCTCCGAAGGTCAGCGAGGTCGACGATGCGCTGGTGCGCCTGCGCACGGTGCTTCGCGACTATCGACAGGCGCTCACGGCGCCGATCGCCGGCATGGACGCATCGGTGCTCGACGCGACCCGCCAACTCACCCGGCTCGCCTCCCTCCCGGTTCCTCCCTCCACGACCGCGCGGCTCGGATCGGACGCACTGCGTCGTCTGGCGTCCGACCGCAGCGAAGCCGCCGAAGCGCTCGCCCAGGCGGCACGTCTCGGCGAGTTCCGCTTCGGTCCGAACGACTCTCCCTGGTACGGCGTCACCTTCGCCAGCACCGAGGCCGCACGCGCCGCCCACGAACTGGCCGGGAGGCTGCACTCCAGCAGCGTGCCCGCGCTCCTGGAACGCGGCTACGAACTCATCGCGCAGACGCACATGCGTCCGTTCTCGACCATCGACGAACTCGGCGAGTACCTGCGGCTGCTGCAGGGCATCCGCGACTCCCTGGACCGCTTCAGTCCCACCGTGTTCGAGCGCCCGCTCGGCGAGCTCATCCAGGCGCACGGCTCGCGTCGCGATGCGCCCGGGCTCTCCGGGGCGAACAGGCGGCGGCTGCGTCGCCTCGCCAAGGAATATGTGCGTCCGGGCGTCCACGTCACCGAGATGCACGAGGCCCTGCTGCGGATCCAGGCCCAGCGCACGCAGTGGCAGCGCTATGTCGAAGCCGGTGCCGCTCCGGAGATCCCGCTCGGTCTCGCCGACGTCTACGCCGCCTGGCAGCGGGCGGAGGCCGAACTCGCGGAGCTCGATGCCGCGCTCGGGCGCCGCGAGCCTCTGGCCTCGCTGCCCGTGGCGCGACTCGTGCGGACCCTGGCCGGGCTCGCCGCCAAGTCCGACGTCTTCGAGAACCTCGTGGAGCGCGCACAGCTGCGTGATCGTCTGGCGCTCCTCGGGCTCGAGCCGCTGCTCACGGAACTCTCGGTGCGACACGTCTCCGAGTCGCAGGTGGGGGAGGAGCTCGAGTTCGCCTGGTGGCAGTCACTCCTCGAGCGAGCACTGCAGGACAACCGTGCCCTCCTCGGCGCGAACACCGCCGTGGTCGACCGTCTCGAGCGGGACTTCCGGTTGGTGGATGAAGCGCATGCCGCGATGGCGGGTCCTCTTCTCGCCTGGCAGCTCGCGAACCAGTGGCGGATCGCGATCGTCGACGAGCCTCAGCAATCGCAGCACCTCCGCCGCGCGCTGACGCAGCAGTCGGCGACCACCGCGCAGATCGTCAGTGCCGCGCCGACGCTCGTCGACGTGCTCGCTCCCGTCTGGATCTCCTCGCCGTATCAGGTGCCGGAGATCCCGGAGTCCGTGGAGTTCGACACCGTCCTCCTCGTCGACGCGGCGGCGATCAACCTCGCCGAGGCAGCGCCGACGATCCGTCGCGCTCGTCAGATCGTGGCGTTCGGGGACCCGGTCACACAGCGCCCGACGCCCTTCCACATCGCGGTCGATCCGGAGGATTCGTGGGAGCCCGAGGTCCCGTTCGACGACGTCTCGGCGTTCGAGCGGCTGTCCGAGCTGCTGCCCGTGATGACGCTGACCCGCAGCTACCGAGCCGGTGGCGAAGACCTCGCGGAACTCATCAACGACGCGTTCTACGGCGGCGAGATCGTGTCGCTGCCCTGGGCCGGCTCGTACCTCGGTCGCGGCAGTCTCACGGTCGACTACGTCGAGGGCGGCACCGGCACTCCCGATCCGATCTCGGGCGCGGTCGAGAGCCCGGATGCCGAGGTCGCCCGAGTGGTCACACTCGTCGTCGAGCATGCCGTGCACCGCCCGTCGGAGTCGCTCATGGTCGTCACGGCCAGCGCTCGCCACGCGGAGCGGGTGCGCGCGGCTGTCACCTCTGCCTTCGCCGGCCGATCGGATGTGGCCGATTTCGTCGGACGGGACACGGTCGAGCCCTTCGCGGTGCTGACCCTCGAGGAATCGGTCGCCGAGAGCCGGGACCGCGTCATCTTCTCGCTCGGCTTCGGACTCACCAAGCACGGTCGTGTCCTGAGCGACTTCGGCGACCTCTCCACCCCTGACGGCGAGCGGCTCCTGACCGTCGGGATGACCCGTGCCCGCCGTTCGATGGTCCTGGTCTCCTCGATCCGGCCCTCGTCGTTCGACGATGGGCGTCTCGAGCACGGCGCGGCCACATTGATGTCGATCCTCGGGGGACTCGCCACGCGCAGTCGGGATGCGCGGCTCGAGGACCTCGCAGACCCCCTCACCCTCGCTCTCGCCCGGGAGCTCCGGCGGCTCGGTGCCTCTGTCGACGTCGACTACCGCGGGCTGCTGCCGCTCGTCGCGCAGCACGCGGGCAAGGCCGTCGTCATCGAGTCCGATCCGGAATCCCGGGGTGAATCGTTGCGGGAGACCCTGCGTCTGCGGCCGCACGTGCTGCGTCGTCTCGGCTGGCACTACGTGCGCGTGCACGCCTTCGATCTGTACAGCGATCCGGTGACGGTGGCGACGCGCATCGCCGCCGTGCTCGGCATCTCCGACTCCGCCCCGCGTGCGGAGAACGACACGCAGCCGATCGATATCATCGACACCCAGAATGACTGACGAGAATGACGACCGGACTCCGCGCCAGAGCGTGGTGCGGGTCCCCGGCTCCCGTCGTGCTCGCCTGACGCCGGTTCCCGGCAGTGATCCGGCACCGGAGTCCGCGCCCGGTGAGTCGACGCCGCCACCGGCGCGGTCGAAGGGGCCGAAAGGTCCGAACGACGACCAGCTCATCCAGGACGTGCCCCCGCACTACTGAGGGACCGGGCCGCCGATCGTGCGGTCGGCGGACGAGGAACGCACGGTCCTCCGAGGAGGAGCCGTGCGTCTCTGGTGACGGGGGGAGCGGTCAGGCCCCGCGCTGTGCCTTGAGCAGGTCGCGGATCTCGACGAGCAGCTCGGCCTCGCTCGCTGCGGCGGGCTCTTCCTCAGGCTCTTCCGCCGGCGTGCCCTTTCGTGCTTCGACCCGGGCCTTGAAGGTGTTCATCGGCAGGACGAAGACGAAGTAGACCACCGCGGCGACGGCCAGGAAGCTGATGATCGCCGAGATCAGGTCGCCGATCGGGAACAGGACCTCTTCGCCGTAGATGTTCGTCACGGGGATCCCGAAATCTCCCGCAGCGTCGGCCTTGAGGAAGAGGGAGATCAGTGGGTTGATGATGCTGTTGACGACCGCGGTGACGATCGCGGTGAACGCCGTGCCGATGACGACGGCGACGGCGAGGTCGATGACGTTGCCGCGGAGCAGGAAGTCCTTGAAGCCTTTGAACATGGGATCTCCGAACAGGTCAGGGCCTCAGGAAGAGGCCGGTGTCGACGCAGCGGCCGGCTTGGCGCTCGTCGTCGATTCCGACTTCGATGATGCCGAAGTGTCTTTCGAA
Above is a window of Microbacterium aurugineum DNA encoding:
- a CDS encoding AAA family ATPase, which encodes MWRREDRSAEDAAAEAAVSIGDLRETATGVDIAHAAEAERTRLRAEAADLGGPSPLVSFRDTVESGIDISKAHPGSLPQFITGKSTLLSNLFRDEVGLRTARLAAERITAKNTELRTVRGIEAVHLAVGVAGWRIGGAGFAAPVLLRPLAIRRHHSDFELKLQGAFEVNPALVRIAREHFGLSIDAAALAALAYDGGIFKPQPVIDSLRAMTRSIDTFSVEPRLVVSTFADVSGAMSRDGGSLDHVVLNALGGHVGDRERVTAPRATPHHTGPDDRAPASDNLLLDADAEQEAVLARIAAGHSLTVATLPGTGGTQTVINALGELVRGGKRVLVVSARRSTLDGVRHRLAGIGLDSLAISPASVRRDLVRAIGRNEKATAPKVSEVDDALVRLRTVLRDYRQALTAPIAGMDASVLDATRQLTRLASLPVPPSTTARLGSDALRRLASDRSEAAEALAQAARLGEFRFGPNDSPWYGVTFASTEAARAAHELAGRLHSSSVPALLERGYELIAQTHMRPFSTIDELGEYLRLLQGIRDSLDRFSPTVFERPLGELIQAHGSRRDAPGLSGANRRRLRRLAKEYVRPGVHVTEMHEALLRIQAQRTQWQRYVEAGAAPEIPLGLADVYAAWQRAEAELAELDAALGRREPLASLPVARLVRTLAGLAAKSDVFENLVERAQLRDRLALLGLEPLLTELSVRHVSESQVGEELEFAWWQSLLERALQDNRALLGANTAVVDRLERDFRLVDEAHAAMAGPLLAWQLANQWRIAIVDEPQQSQHLRRALTQQSATTAQIVSAAPTLVDVLAPVWISSPYQVPEIPESVEFDTVLLVDAAAINLAEAAPTIRRARQIVAFGDPVTQRPTPFHIAVDPEDSWEPEVPFDDVSAFERLSELLPVMTLTRSYRAGGEDLAELINDAFYGGEIVSLPWAGSYLGRGSLTVDYVEGGTGTPDPISGAVESPDAEVARVVTLVVEHAVHRPSESLMVVTASARHAERVRAAVTSAFAGRSDVADFVGRDTVEPFAVLTLEESVAESRDRVIFSLGFGLTKHGRVLSDFGDLSTPDGERLLTVGMTRARRSMVLVSSIRPSSFDDGRLEHGAATLMSILGGLATRSRDARLEDLADPLTLALARELRRLGASVDVDYRGLLPLVAQHAGKAVVIESDPESRGESLRETLRLRPHVLRRLGWHYVRVHAFDLYSDPVTVATRIAAVLGISDSAPRAENDTQPIDIIDTQND
- a CDS encoding superantigen-like protein SSL4; amino-acid sequence: MTDENDDRTPRQSVVRVPGSRRARLTPVPGSDPAPESAPGESTPPPARSKGPKGPNDDQLIQDVPPHY
- the mscL gene encoding large conductance mechanosensitive channel protein MscL; protein product: MFKGFKDFLLRGNVIDLAVAVVIGTAFTAIVTAVVNSIINPLISLFLKADAAGDFGIPVTNIYGEEVLFPIGDLISAIISFLAVAAVVYFVFVLPMNTFKARVEARKGTPAEEPEEEPAAASEAELLVEIRDLLKAQRGA